Proteins from one Megalopta genalis isolate 19385.01 chromosome 1, iyMegGena1_principal, whole genome shotgun sequence genomic window:
- the LOC117229006 gene encoding uncharacterized protein LOC117229006 isoform X3: MQQPQSRPLLGDSVSSTTSPTARRNNPVAVLTHQQLQQLQQLQAQNSSGQSLTFALQQTSNNPQDQGNGSTTGNHIVYVNQLNHLNQGTINPSGTGMGLPPATPTFGVGLNMGLPLSLLNTSLTSLTSNVITTSNPLLNLGLPSINTGLPTINPSLNHLNAINSNLTSNIGSNSISNGLSGLGQDLNNINTGINRLNTLNSTSLNSGLSNVNTGITNVNPNLTSLNSNVNQNLTSLSTNFTSPSSGVSGLTTINPNINANLTTTSINSGVNQGLNRPVNALTTGLTQTSLNSNSTQFPFQTIQSIQSIAPHIVGSNIAHVPSSAISQHPNSNVSTISQISNAGTLTSSSIFTSTSNEPNHSTTANVNHASNVNLTTNIPHLGTMHSNISNVSTSNVQHISASNEPNMSLSHTSSLSSSQSTGFQPQRQYSQGINPGLSSSVTLTGSSQPSNVVSTINTVKSMQNIQSQNISSPSSPFSIPLKSPASNIAPPTPSPSPNRLLLRSPASNSIQSNRNSPSPVGTSTSNNNFNIQMQSPMQSPMSVSQIQSPVLSPYPPAKSPHLLSGNNSLNNRSPAPGGSPGPPVVRSNTPILQQGMQVLQIIHGTPQGYQSTPTQLVTRTHLFGNQQIQIATTKPAKQPPQILPKPPNQQTAGSQQKQQRVTTTITNQVTQQTQPQLVLAGPQPNPTAATMIPTAQGLLLNQLTQQQLVRVVTAQGMQLQGITPTFFAVPNGFPPAASPVIRHTPSSPAPSANSGTGNSIVIQNAMVQSPQPQISQVGSGTNTGSTTCTQTVVEQSLLPPPKKKAKKKKKAKRKDDEPPKLDLASIMKISGIGDDDDIFDTDLTTESEVSCQGQVESSSGQNLGQLPSQVTIPTSSAQNLIQVPVPNTTNTQTSVSQTLNSQLVAQLQMPVQSTIQGQLRFALGEDGRVVLHRTPEPNQPEIDQATAQALLRSLTHGGGQNSPIISQLLGQAQTTTQTTQSTVLQRQKFVKSPLSSSVTTVTTTVSPTGPQSVTCATSPQHVQVCSKPSNQQKSVNVPQESNPVLNVCVQSNLGSLQTLDMQPSKNITVQNLIPASKTTPSSNSSLVQSNNNVLTTSDVLVPKPPCTTFSVQSSRLTNPNQANTNQQNSNVSTQKSSQVRLTNACVTTNVRQNLNKISQSSAHVQKSLPNSLIVQNEHTIAKNNQNLQQGNQQDSITLQQETPMFQHNQHQQITAQTVQTQNVQHVFEQNLQTSGSNVQHNSVNMLQQQSSCNTMQHDTMNVLQHSSIQQNTINVLQQNAAGNVQNIEQNLQSGISDIAQAQQNVITSMQQQNTSAILHNTSVQQNVNMQQQKVVAQANTFSSVNAQHFESQNAANTMQQQGLNTQQNSQHQNIVITNAPASSNTVQQNESQKVETQSTTMLNSAANNILNNAPKITPEILNALSNLNPNDQLLIANANGQMQVISQQLLQQFLAGQLNATNQVQNQNQTQKIVIGEPDANGPNLQGVQINTPTSQIIVNSSGGAPTIQNNIQNIVVQAAPSQMPQHIQIQNSGFPSQFIDNLNQQQIRNIGQTSQPKKAKIVKRTKTAVTTQNTGNVQVTKTVTVSRPTMISTNTTNLHKVDNSSKTNAVVSQSTNLIKSESTQIVTNGPVLPPSPGSHLSVPSNGQMVQRVQTIQLPAQKQQMLKTIQSQIQAILARKSGAQPDQSVLTKLYQEQAKILASGKVVSTTTHSVSSGSEASFNVNAVPTIASTITPQNSFKNQTSAVQTQTHTSTTVVTSQNLNPSIPTTVQSNTSNSYMNNLTVPQVVQGQHCIQNSQNVHQAHTKQHKTYQNHGNQILSPSSANMQIFSPPITSVATVQTNAQQLAPVQTQPTGMQQSTQCQTDPLDIKPNIQISSPIKQELSSPIQVQVQSGSPAGQVASPRMIGKGPQRIQSPVNTNSNSNKQIVSPNSNSSPLVSPRQGVKRPASSPICRQINRSDLLEQQLKMDQNGAINPDVNTPFLSKRDACKRLVRYHCLNEQVLSPKDLAKADEIFEETAKHLLTKFNSMMNKYTYLLLMESMREVRTSELMMIDRTFVAEEQSILNRLREQEAKVNEEFKKEEKPLVPKVEPGLTEEDKLSSPLTNVSVKRELEDDFPSDEIECKPVIKSASCTSGDYDEWVEIQKELGVYPSTTDSFKCKNSNNSSSNSACAVAVTKSSKAERTRANGECRANVSSASVSGIQNTVVKDSCEQDNTPVFERRWSSATDLERDLLEDTDSLDGLALHSQTQCPGSLHITNESGNGNEHDDITAQVQSAIDSILNLKKRPTNTLPGSSGNSASQSSESKDTVLDQAVRSILGS, translated from the exons ATGCAGCAGCCTCAGTCACGCCCTCTTCTCGGGGACTCAGTATCCTCTACAACTTCCCCGACTGCTCGGCGTAACAATCCTGTTGCTGTTTTAACGCATCAACAA ttgcaacaattacaacaattaCAGGCCCAGAACTCGAGTGGTCAATCTCTGACATTTGCTTTGCAACAAACATCAAATAAT CCACAAGACCAAGGAAATGGATCCACGACTGGAAATCACATAGTATATGTAAACcaactaaatcatttaaatCAGGGTACCATAAATCCCTCGGGGACTGGTATGGGCCTACCCCCGGCCACCCCCACTTTTGGGGTGGGCCTTAATATGGGATTGCCACTATCACTTCTAAATACCAGTCTTACATCCCTCACATCTAATGTTATCACAACGTCAAATCCTCTGCTCAATTTGGGCCTGCCAAGCATAAATACAGGACTACCTACGATAAATCCTAGCCTGAATCACTTGAATGCTATAAACTCCAACTTAACTTCGAATATTGGTTCAAACAGTATTAGTAATGGTTTATCTGGTTTGGGACaggatttaaataatataaatactgGAATTAATAGACTTAATACGTTAAATTCGACGAGTTTAAACTCTGGATTATCGAATGTTAACACTGGAATTACTAACGTAAATCCGAATTTGACAAGTTTAAACTCAAACGTAAACCAGAATCTTACCAGTTTAAGCACAAACTTCACATCTCCAAGTTCTGGTGTGTCTGGTTTAACTACTATTAATCCAAACATAAATGCAAATTTGACGACAACCAGTATAAATTCTGGTGTAAATCAAGGTCTGAATCGACCTGTTAATGCTTTAACAACTGGATTGACTCAAACTAGTCTGAATTCTAACAGTACGCAATTTCCATTCCAAACCATACAGAGTATACAAAGTATTGCACCACACATTGTTGGATCGAATATTGCACACGTACCAAGTTCTGCCATATCTCAACACCCAAATTCAAACGTTTCTACAATTTCACAAATATCAAATGCTGGTACTCTAACCAGTTCCAGTATATTTACGAGCACTTCCAACGAACCAAATCATTCAACCACAGCAAATGTGAATCACGCTTCAAATGTGAATCTCACTACTAATATTCCACATCTTGGTACAATGCACTCAAATATATCTAATGTATCAACGTCTAATGTACAGCATATATCTGCATCAAACGAGCCGAATATGTCACTGAGTCATACATCTTCCTTAAGTTCCTCTCAATCAACTGGATTTCAACCTCAGCGACAGTATTCACAGGGAATTAACCCTGGTTTAAGTTCGTCAGTAACATTAACGGGCTCGTCTCAGCCATCAAATGTGGTCAGTACAATAAATACCgtaaaatctatgcaaaacattCAAAGTCAAAATATTAGTTCTCCAAGTAGCCCATTTTCGATACCATTGAAAAGTCCGGCGTCTAATATCGCACCTCCCACACCAAGCCCTAGTCCTAACAGGCTATTACTTAGAAGTCCAGCTTCGAATTCGATACAATCGAACCGGAATAGCCCTAGTCCTGTTGGGACATCAActtcaaataataattttaatatacaaATGCAAAGTCCAATGCAGAGTCCAATGAGTGTTAGCCAAATTCAAAGTCCTGTACTTAGTCCATATCCTCCTGCAAAAAGTCCTCATCTATTAAGTGGAAATAACTCTCTAAACAACAGAAGTCCGGCACCTGGCGGTAGTCCTGGTCCACCTGTG GTTAGATCTAATACACCCATACTGCAACAAGGTATGCAAGTATTGCAAATAATTCATGGTACACCACAGGGGTATCAATCAACACCAACACAGCTCGTAACTAGAACGCATCTCTTTGGAAATCAACAAATTCAAATAGCAACAACTAAGCCTGCTAAGCAACCTCCACAAATTTTACCAAAACCTCCTAATCAGCAAACAGCTGGAtcacagcaaaaacaacaacgtgTTACCACTACTATTACGAATCAA gtCACTCAGCAAACTCAGCCACAATTAGTCCTTGCTGGGCCACAACCAAATCCTACAGCAGCTACAATGATACCTACAGCACAAGGCCTCCTTTTAAATCAG TTAACACAGCAGCAGTTAGTAAGAGTTGTCACGGCACAAGGAATGCAATTACAAGGTATTACTCCTACATTTTTCGCTGTGCCTAATGGATTTCCTCCAGCCGCTTCTCCAGTAATTAGACATACTCCGTCAAGTCCTGCACCTT CTGCGAATTCTGGAACTGGCAACTCTATAGTGATTCAAAATGCAATGGTACAAAGTCCTCAACCACAGATTTCGCAAGTTGGATCAGGTACTAATACCGGCAGTACTACATGTACACAAACTGTTGTTGAACAGAGTTTGCTACCACCACCTAAAAAGaaagcgaagaagaaaaagaaagcgaAACGAAAGGATGATGAACCACCGAAATTAGATCTTGCTAGTATAATGAAAATATCCGGGATAGGAGATGATGATGATATTTTTGATACTGATCTTACAACTGAATCTGAAGTTTCTTGTCAAGGTCAAGTTGAATCAAGTTCAGGACAAAATCTAGGACAACTCCCATCTCAAGTGACTATACCTACTAGTTCTGCTCAGAATCTGATACAAGTACCTGTACCAAATACAACGAATACACAAACTTCTGTGTCTCAGACACTTAATAGTCAACTTGTTGCCCAGCTTCAGATGCCTGTACAGAGCACAATACAGGGTCAATTACGATTTGCTCTTGGGGAAGATGGAAGAGTTGTTTTACATCGAACTCCGGAACCAAATCAACCAGAAATAGATCAGGCGACCGCTCAAGCATTACTACGATCGTTAACGCACGGAGGTGGTCAAAATTCGCCTATTATTTCGCAGCTTCTTGGACAGGCACAAACAACAACGCAGACTACACAAAGTACTGTATTACAGAGGCAGAAATTTGTTAAGTCTCCTCTATCATCCAGTGTTACAACAGTTACTACTACTGTAAGTCCTACAGGCCCTCAAAGTGTTACTTGTGCTACTAGTCCACAACATGTGCAAGTATGCTCGAAACCAAGTAATCAGCAAAAAAGTGTAAATGTTCCTCAAGAATCCAATCCTGTGTTAAACGTTTGTGTCCAAAGTAATCTTGGGTCTTTGCAAACATTGGATATGCAGCCTTCGAAAAACATTACCGTACAAAATCTTATACCAGCATCAAAAACGACTCCGTCATCTAACTCTAGCCTCGTACAATCCAACAATAATGTTTTGACGACTTCTGATGTTCTAGTACCGAAACCGCCGTGTACCACATTCAGTGTGCAAAGTTCTCGATTGACTAATCCGAACCAAGCAAATACTAATCAACAAAATTCTAATGTTTCTACACAAAAATCTAGTCAAGTGCGGCTCACGAATGCCTGCGTAACTACTAATGTAcgacaaaatctaaataaaatatcacaaaGTAGTGCGCATGTTCAAAAGTCATTGCCAAATAGTTTAATTGTACAAAATGAACACACTATTGCAAAAAATAATCAGAATCTTCAGCAAGGGAACCAACAAGATAGTATCACATTGCAACAAGAAACACCAATGTTTCAGCATAATCAACATCAACAGATAACAGCGCAGACTGTGCAAACACAAAACGTTCAACATGTTTTTGAACAAAATCTTCAAACATCTGGATCAAATGTTCAACATAATTCTGTAAATATGTTGCAGCAACAAAGCTCCTGTAATACTATGCAACACGATACCATGAATGTTTTACAACATTCTAGTATTCAACAGAATACAATTAACGTGCTTCAGCAAAATGCAGCCGGTAATGTACAAAATATTGAGCAAAATTTACAATCTggaattagtgatatagctcaaGCGCAACAAAATGTTATCACCAGTATGCAACAACAAAATACATCTGCTATTTTGCACAATACAAGTGTACAACAGAATGTAAACATGCAACAACAGAAAGTTGTTGCACAAGCTAATACGTTTTCTTCTGTTAATGCACAACATTTTGAAAGTCAAAATGCAGCTAACACCATGCAGCAGCAAGGACTAAATACACAACAAAATAGTCAACATCAAAATATTGTTATAACAAACGCTCCTGCTTCTTCTAATACTGTCCAACAAAATGAATCTCAAAAAGTAGAAACTCAGAGTACAACAATGCTTAATTCAGCAGCGAACAATATATTAAACAACGCGCCAAAAATTACACCTGAAATTTTGAATGCATTGAGCAATTTGAATCCCAATGATCAACTATTAATTGCAAATGCGAATGGACAGATGCAAGTAATAAGTCAACAACTGTTGCAACAATTTTTGGCTGGGCAATTAAACGCGACCAACCAGGTGCAAAATCAAAACCAAACTCAAAAAATAGTAATTGGTGAACCAGATGCAAATGGTCCGAATTTACAAGGTGTACAAATCAATACACCGACGAGTCAAATAATTGTAAATAGTTCTGGTGGAGCTCCTACTATTCAAAATAATATACAGAATATTGTAGTACAAGCTGCGCCTTCGCAAATGCCGCAACATATACAGATCCAAAATTCCGGATTTCCAAGTCAATTTATTGACAATCTAAATCAACAACAAATAAGAAATATAGGACAAACAAGTCAACCAAAGAAGGcgaaaattgttaaaagaacAAAAACTGCTGTTACTACGCAAAACACTGGAAATGTTCAA gTAACAAAAACTGTTACGGTTTCCCGCCCAACAATGATATCAACGAATACAACAAACCTTCATAAAGTTGATAATTCTAGTAAAACAAATGCTGTGGTATCTCAAAGTACAAATCTGATTAAGAGTGAGTCTACTCAAATTGTCACAAATGGTCCTGTACTTCCACCATCTCCTGGAAGTCACTTATCTGTTCCCTCAAATGGTCAAATGGTTCAAAGAGTGCAGACCATTCAACTTCCTGCTCAAAAACAGCAAATGTTGAAAACTATACAATCTCAAATACAAGCTATATTAGCTCGTAAATCGGGTGCACAACCGGATCAATCGGTTTTAACAAAATTATATCAAGAACAAGCGAAAATTTTAGCAAGTGGAAAAGTTGTTAGCACTACGACACATTCCGTTAGCAGT GGTTCGGAAGCAAGTTTCAATGTAAATGCAGTCCCAACAATAGCATCTACCATAACACCGcaaaattcttttaaaaatcAGACATCGGCAGTACAAACTCAAACACACACATCTACAACTGTAGTAACATCGCAaaatttaaatccaagcataccAACAACTGTGCAAAGTAACACAAGTAATAGTTATATGAATAATCTTACT GTACCACAAGTTGTGCAAGGACAACATTGTATACAAAACAGTCAGAATGTGCATCAAGCGCACACGAAACAGCACAAAACTTATCAAAATCATGGAAACCAGATATTGAGTCCGTCCTCTGCCAATATGCAAATTTTCTCACCACCAATAACATCTGTAGCTACTGTGCAGACCAACGCACAACAATTAGCTCCAGTTCAAACACAACCAACAGGAATGCAGCAATCAACGCAATGTCAAACTGATCCATTAGATATTAAACCAAACATACAAATATCAAGTCCTATTAAACAAGAACTATCTTCACCTATTCAAGTACAAGTTCAAAGTGGCTCTCCTGCAGGACAGGTAGCCTCGCCTAGAATGATTGGCAAAGGGCCACAAAGGATTCAAAGTCCAGTAAACACTAATAGCAATTCGAACAAACAGATTGTCAGTCCTAACAGTAATTCAAGTCCTTTAGTGAGTCCTAGACAAGGTGTAAAAAGACCTGCATCTAGCCCAATTTGCAGACAAATTAATCGTAGTGACTT gttAGAGCAACAGTTAAAAATGGATCAAAACGGTGCGATCAATCCAGATGTCAACACACCATTTTTAAGCAAGCGGGATGCTTGTAAACGTCTTGTAAGGTATCATTGTTTAAATGAACAAGTACTTAGTCCGAAGGATTTAGCGAAAGCTGATGAAATATTTGAAGAAACAGCAAAACATCTGTTAACAAAATTCAACTCTATGATGAACAAATACACGTACCTTCTTTTAATGGAAAGCATG CGAGAAGTGAGAACATCAGAACTTATGATGATTGATAGAACTTTTGTTGCTGAAGAACAGAGTATATTAAATAGGTTACGAGAACAAGAGGCTAAAGTTAATG aagaatttaaaaaggAAGAAAAGCCATTGGTGCCAAAGGTTGAACCTGGTCTTACAGAAGAAGACAAATTATCATCACCATTAACTAACGTTTCTGTAAAACGTGAATTAGAAGATGACTTTCCAAGTGACGAAATCGAATGTAAACCAGTGATTAAATCAGCAAGTTGTACTAGTGGTGATTACGACGAGTGGGTAGAAATTCAAAAGGAACTCGGTGTATATCCATCTACCACAGACTCGTTCAAAtgtaaaaatagtaataatagtagtagtaatagtgcATGTGCTGTGGCTGTAACAAAATCGTCGAAAGCTGAAAGAACACGAGCGAACGGTGAATGTCGTGCGAATGTATCAAGTGCGAGTGTTTCTGGAATTCAAAACACAGTTGTAAAAGACAGTTGTGAACAAGATAATACACCTGTTTTTGAGAGACGTTGGAGTAGCGCTACAGACCTTGAACGGGATCTACTAGAAGACACTGACAGCTTAGATGGACTGGCTTTACATTCTCAAACACAATGTCCAGGCTCTCTTCACATAACTAATGAAAGTGGGAACGGTAATGAACACGATGATATTACCGCACAGGTACAATCTGCTATTGATAGCATTCTTAATCTTAAAAAACGTCCTACAAACACATTACCTGGCAGTAGTGGTAACAGTGCATCACAGTCCAGTGAATCAAAGGACACAGTGCTTGACCAAGCAGTCCGCAGCATTTTAGGCTCGTGA